A stretch of Cucumis sativus cultivar 9930 chromosome 2, Cucumber_9930_V3, whole genome shotgun sequence DNA encodes these proteins:
- the LOC101213128 gene encoding uncharacterized protein LOC101213128 isoform X1: MSTHGCSKQYSRRSKKQTRSNSDDESAARTRPFSFEDIMLRRKTKGSAATVEVDATSTDNRASERIFRHSKGSSLDVQNLSLEEESAKDSSRRKKEETVLKNNMVVRSDRNNYESGLSLMSKLKHDRNENDERQKYGQESLGWGKNDQSCRIDIETETAKRHSRDTACKDRRQDHSRGESEKESKRKPQNGEDDRNRDSKRKSQNVDDEINKDGKRKSQNGDDDKNRVSKRKSQNGDDDRNRDSKRKSQNGDDDRNRDSKRKSQNGDDDRNRGSKRKSQNGEDDRNRGSKRKSQNGDDERNRDSKRKSQNGDDDRNRDSKRKSQNGDDDRNRDKYIAKKHDHGKHHDLENRERKEAVVSLTSRYEDSRLKRRQKRSPDRESKHRRSVSLSPRSHKHSTKLARQKELPLESHVKKSGRWRSDSERTGDFTNTSNSQYRRHSGSTSGLGGYSPRKRRTESAVKTPSPLRTPEEKNEVLDLPPTEKVGLFSGSVASNFPPSNPTVSLGISNDQSGGAFFSSAMGKSLSVVSSNNIAMKTKVSLDLVQLTQATRPMRRLYIENLPHSASEKAIIDCLNGFLMSSGVNHIEGTQPCISCIIHKDRGQALVEFLTPEDASAALLFDGSDFSGSTLKIRRPKDYIETVTGDLDKSMPVVNKISDVVEDSPNKIIVAGISNRLSSEMLRDVVTAFGRLKAYHFEINDDLNGPCAFLEYVDESVVSKACAGLNGMKIGGQVLKVFPAVPFPLTERTGCQPCYGIPEHVKPLLQRPSVVLKINNVFNADVLPVLSESDIDEVLEDIRFECARFGTVKSVNFVKPCISAEEEYKQISDITDVDIKHEIQENSTTVISRNSNDLEDNNANLDNCPSDSNQKQANCPDNGRHQDEAVEDKLCQMGNTDATCFEVADCENASERTGHVLSEQRSSPENDFQDAKVTEIIETGLDKKLVCVEASSSMMADNEKKSLNGLDPVVRIASNAVEKSEKKDPDNNQESLFVLGSVFVEFGRIEASCMAAHSLHGRIYDGQEISIEYIPHGLYRKRFPK, translated from the exons ATGAGCACGCATGGTTGCTCAAAACAATACAGTAGAAGGAGTAAAAAGCAGACTCGGAGCAATTCTGATGATGAAAGTGCAGCTCGGACTAGGCCATTCAGCTTTGAAGATATTATGCTTAGAAGGAAGACTAAAGGGTCAGCTGCTACGGTTGAGGTGGATGCCACAAGTACTGATAATCGGGCATCTGAAAGAATTTTTCGTCACAGTAAAGGTTCTTCCCTTGATGTGCAAAATCTCTCATTGGAGGAGGAATCAGCCAAAGATAGttcaagaaggaaaaaagaggaGACAGTGTTGAAGAACAATATGGTGGTTAGGAGTGatagaaataattatgaatcTGGATTGTCACTGATGAGTAAACTTAAACACGACAggaatgaaaatgatgaaagaCAGAAATATGGCCAGGAAAGTCTTGGTTGGGGAAAAAATGACCAGAGTTGTAGGATTGATATTGAAACTGAAACTGCAAAGAGGCATTCAAGAGATACAGCTTGCAAGGATAGACGTCAAGATCATAGTAGGGGGGAATCTGAGAAAGAAAGCAAGAGAAAACCTCAAAATGGTGAAGATGACAGGAATAGAGACAGTAAGAgaaaatctcaaaatgttgacgaTGAAATCAACAAAGACGGTAAGAGAAAATCTCAAAATGGTGATGATGACAAGAATAGAGTTAGTAAGAGAAAATCTCAAAATGGCGATGATGACAGGAATAGAGATAGTAAGAGAAAATCTCAAAATGGTGATGATGACAGGAATAGAGACAGTAAGAGAAAATCTCAAAATGGTGATGATGACAGGAACAGAGGCAGTAAGAGAAAATCTCAAAATGGTGAAGATGACAGGAACAGAGGCAGTAAGAGAAAATCTCAAAATGGTGATGATGAAAGGAACAGAGacagtaaaagaaaatctcaaaatgGTGATGATGACAGGAATAGAGACAGTAAGAGAAAATCTCAAAATGGTGATGATGACAGGAATAGAGACAAGTACATTGCAAAGAAACATGATCATGGGAAACACCATGACCtagaaaatagagaaagaaaggaagctGTAGTATCATTGACTTCACGTTATGAAGATTCTAGATTGAAACGAAGACAGAAAAGAAGCCCAGATCGTGAAAGTAAACATAGAAGATCTGTTTCACTTTCTCCAAGGTCACACAAGCACTCAACTAAGTTAGCTAGGCAGAAGGAGTTGCCTTTAGAGTCTCATGTGAAGAAGTCTGGGAGATGGCGTTCTGATAGCGAAAGAACGGGGGATTTTACCAACACTTCCAATAGCCAATACCGGCGGCATTCTGGGTCAACTAGTGGTCTTGGTGGCTATTCACCTAGAAAGAGAAGAACTGAATCTGCTGTCAAGACTCCATCACCTCTTCGAACACCCgaggagaaaaatgaagtgttGGATCTTCCTCCGACAGAAAAGGTTGGATTATTTTCTGGCTCAGTTGCTTCCAACTTTCCACCGTCAAATCCTACTGTTTCATTGGGCATTAGTAATGATCAATCTGGTGGTGCATTCTTTTCTTCTGCAATGGGGAAATCTCTATCAGTGGtttcttcaaataatataGCGATGAAGACAAAGGTTTCTCTTGATTTGGTTCAGCTTACCCAAGCTACTCGGCCAATGAGGAGGCTTTATATTGAAAACTTACCACATTCTGCATCTGAGAAAGCAATCATTGATTGCCTGAATGGTTTTCTTATGTCTTCAGGTGTTAATCACATCGAAGGAACCCAGCCATGTATTAGTTGTATT ATACACAAAGATAGGGGTCAAGCTCTTGTCGAATTTCTGACACCTGAGGATGCTTCAGCAGCTCTTTTGTTTGATGGAAGTGACTTCTCTGGCTCCACTCTAAAGATTCGGCGACCAAAAGACTATATCGAAACTGTA ACTGGTGACCTGGACAAGTCGATGCCGGtggtaaataaaataagtgatGTTGTTGAGGACTCACCAAATAAG ATTATCGTTGCTGGGATCTCAAATAGATTATCGTCCGAAATG CTTAGGGATGTTGTTACTGCATTTGGACGATTGAAGGCCTATCACTTTGAGATCAACGATGATCTTAATGGACCTTGTGCTTTTCTGGAG TACGTTGACGAATCAGTTGTGTCCAAAGCTTGTGCTGGTCTGAATGGTATGAAGATTGGAGGGCAAGTACTAAAAGTATTTCCAGCTGTTCCTTTTCCTTTAACG GAACGTACTGGATGTCAACCATGTTATGGGATCCCAGAGCATGTAAAACCTCTCCTTCAACGGCCTTCAGTagtgttaaaaattaacaatgtG TTTAATGCAGATGTCCTTCCTGTACTCTCTGAGTCAGATATTGATGAAGTTCTTGAAGATATTCGGTTTGAATGTGCTAG GTTTGGGACAGTTAAATCTGTGAATTTTGTAAAGCCATGCATCAGTGCTGAAGAAGAATACAAgcaaattagtgatatcacgGACGTTGATATCAAACATGAGATTCAAGAGAACAGCACGACGGTGATTTCGAGAAACAGTAATGATCTTGAAGATAACAACGCTAACCTTGATAACTGCCCCAGTGATTCCAATCAGAAGCAGGCTAATTGCCCTGACAATGGTAGGCATCAAGACGAAGCTGTGGAGGACAAATTGTGTCAAATGGGTAATACTGATGCTACATGTTTTGAGGTTGCAGATTGTGAGAATGCTTCAGAAAGAACCGGTCACGTACTCTCTGAACAACGAAGCAGCCCGGAAAATGATTTTCAGGATGCGAAAGTAACCGAAATAATTGAAACTGGGTTGGATAAAAAATTGGTGTGTGTAGAAGCTTCATCATCTATGATGGCTGATAATGAGAAGAAATCTCTAAATGGATTGGATCCTGTGGTGAGAATAGCTTCCAATGCAGTTGAGAAAAGCGAAAAGAAGGATCCTGATAATAATCAGGAGAGTTTATTTGTGTTGGGGAGTGTCTTTGTTGAGTTTGGTAGAATAGAAGCCTCATGTATGGCTGCACATTCTTTACATGGTAGAATTTATGATGGGCAAGAGATTAGCATCGAGTACATTCCCCATGGTCTCTATCGGAAGAGGTTTCCTAAATGA
- the LOC101213128 gene encoding uncharacterized protein LOC101213128 isoform X3, producing the protein MSTHGCSKQYSRRSKKQTRSNSDDESAARTRPFSFEDIMLRRKTKGSAATVEVDATSTDNRASERIFRHSKGSSLDVQNLSLEEESAKDSSRRKKEETVLKNNMVVRSDRNNYESGLSLMSKLKHDRNENDERQKYGQESLGWGKNDQSCRIDIETETAKRHSRDTACKDRRQDHSRGESEKESKRKPQNGEDDRNRDSKRKSQNVDDEINKDGKRKSQNGDDDKNRVSKRKSQNGDDDRNRDSKRKSQNGDDDRNRDSKRKSQNGDDDRNRGSKRKSQNGEDDRNRGSKRKSQNGDDERNRDSKRKSQNGDDDRNRDSKRKSQNGDDDRNRDKYIAKKHDHGKHHDLENRERKEAVVSLTSRYEDSRLKRRQKRSPDRESKHRRSVSLSPRSHKHSTKLARQKELPLESHVKKSGRWRSDSERTGDFTNTSNSQYRRHSGSTSGLGGYSPRKRRTESAVKTPSPLRTPEEKNEVLDLPPTEKVGLFSGSVASNFPPSNPTVSLGISNDQSGGAFFSSAMGKSLSVVSSNNIAMKTKVSLDLVQLTQATRPMRRLYIENLPHSASEKAIIDCLNGFLMSSGVNHIEGTQPCISCIIHKDRGQALVEFLTPEDASAALLFDGSDFSGSTLKIRRPKDYIETVTGDLDKSMPVVNKISDVVEDSPNKIIVAGISNRLSSEMLRDVVTAFGRLKAYHFEINDDLNGPCAFLEYVDESVVSKACAGLNGMKIGGQVLKVFPAVPFPLTERTGCQPCYGIPEHVKPLLQRPSVVLKINNVFNADVLPVLSESDIDEVLEDIRFECARFGTVKSVNFVKPCISAEEEYKQISDITDVDIKHEIQENSTTVISRNSNDLEDNNANLDNCPSDSNQKQANCPDNDCENASERTGHVLSEQRSSPENDFQDAKVTEIIETGLDKKLVCVEASSSMMADNEKKSLNGLDPVVRIASNAVEKSEKKDPDNNQESLFVLGSVFVEFGRIEASCMAAHSLHGRIYDGQEISIEYIPHGLYRKRFPK; encoded by the exons ATGAGCACGCATGGTTGCTCAAAACAATACAGTAGAAGGAGTAAAAAGCAGACTCGGAGCAATTCTGATGATGAAAGTGCAGCTCGGACTAGGCCATTCAGCTTTGAAGATATTATGCTTAGAAGGAAGACTAAAGGGTCAGCTGCTACGGTTGAGGTGGATGCCACAAGTACTGATAATCGGGCATCTGAAAGAATTTTTCGTCACAGTAAAGGTTCTTCCCTTGATGTGCAAAATCTCTCATTGGAGGAGGAATCAGCCAAAGATAGttcaagaaggaaaaaagaggaGACAGTGTTGAAGAACAATATGGTGGTTAGGAGTGatagaaataattatgaatcTGGATTGTCACTGATGAGTAAACTTAAACACGACAggaatgaaaatgatgaaagaCAGAAATATGGCCAGGAAAGTCTTGGTTGGGGAAAAAATGACCAGAGTTGTAGGATTGATATTGAAACTGAAACTGCAAAGAGGCATTCAAGAGATACAGCTTGCAAGGATAGACGTCAAGATCATAGTAGGGGGGAATCTGAGAAAGAAAGCAAGAGAAAACCTCAAAATGGTGAAGATGACAGGAATAGAGACAGTAAGAgaaaatctcaaaatgttgacgaTGAAATCAACAAAGACGGTAAGAGAAAATCTCAAAATGGTGATGATGACAAGAATAGAGTTAGTAAGAGAAAATCTCAAAATGGCGATGATGACAGGAATAGAGATAGTAAGAGAAAATCTCAAAATGGTGATGATGACAGGAATAGAGACAGTAAGAGAAAATCTCAAAATGGTGATGATGACAGGAACAGAGGCAGTAAGAGAAAATCTCAAAATGGTGAAGATGACAGGAACAGAGGCAGTAAGAGAAAATCTCAAAATGGTGATGATGAAAGGAACAGAGacagtaaaagaaaatctcaaaatgGTGATGATGACAGGAATAGAGACAGTAAGAGAAAATCTCAAAATGGTGATGATGACAGGAATAGAGACAAGTACATTGCAAAGAAACATGATCATGGGAAACACCATGACCtagaaaatagagaaagaaaggaagctGTAGTATCATTGACTTCACGTTATGAAGATTCTAGATTGAAACGAAGACAGAAAAGAAGCCCAGATCGTGAAAGTAAACATAGAAGATCTGTTTCACTTTCTCCAAGGTCACACAAGCACTCAACTAAGTTAGCTAGGCAGAAGGAGTTGCCTTTAGAGTCTCATGTGAAGAAGTCTGGGAGATGGCGTTCTGATAGCGAAAGAACGGGGGATTTTACCAACACTTCCAATAGCCAATACCGGCGGCATTCTGGGTCAACTAGTGGTCTTGGTGGCTATTCACCTAGAAAGAGAAGAACTGAATCTGCTGTCAAGACTCCATCACCTCTTCGAACACCCgaggagaaaaatgaagtgttGGATCTTCCTCCGACAGAAAAGGTTGGATTATTTTCTGGCTCAGTTGCTTCCAACTTTCCACCGTCAAATCCTACTGTTTCATTGGGCATTAGTAATGATCAATCTGGTGGTGCATTCTTTTCTTCTGCAATGGGGAAATCTCTATCAGTGGtttcttcaaataatataGCGATGAAGACAAAGGTTTCTCTTGATTTGGTTCAGCTTACCCAAGCTACTCGGCCAATGAGGAGGCTTTATATTGAAAACTTACCACATTCTGCATCTGAGAAAGCAATCATTGATTGCCTGAATGGTTTTCTTATGTCTTCAGGTGTTAATCACATCGAAGGAACCCAGCCATGTATTAGTTGTATT ATACACAAAGATAGGGGTCAAGCTCTTGTCGAATTTCTGACACCTGAGGATGCTTCAGCAGCTCTTTTGTTTGATGGAAGTGACTTCTCTGGCTCCACTCTAAAGATTCGGCGACCAAAAGACTATATCGAAACTGTA ACTGGTGACCTGGACAAGTCGATGCCGGtggtaaataaaataagtgatGTTGTTGAGGACTCACCAAATAAG ATTATCGTTGCTGGGATCTCAAATAGATTATCGTCCGAAATG CTTAGGGATGTTGTTACTGCATTTGGACGATTGAAGGCCTATCACTTTGAGATCAACGATGATCTTAATGGACCTTGTGCTTTTCTGGAG TACGTTGACGAATCAGTTGTGTCCAAAGCTTGTGCTGGTCTGAATGGTATGAAGATTGGAGGGCAAGTACTAAAAGTATTTCCAGCTGTTCCTTTTCCTTTAACG GAACGTACTGGATGTCAACCATGTTATGGGATCCCAGAGCATGTAAAACCTCTCCTTCAACGGCCTTCAGTagtgttaaaaattaacaatgtG TTTAATGCAGATGTCCTTCCTGTACTCTCTGAGTCAGATATTGATGAAGTTCTTGAAGATATTCGGTTTGAATGTGCTAG GTTTGGGACAGTTAAATCTGTGAATTTTGTAAAGCCATGCATCAGTGCTGAAGAAGAATACAAgcaaattagtgatatcacgGACGTTGATATCAAACATGAGATTCAAGAGAACAGCACGACGGTGATTTCGAGAAACAGTAATGATCTTGAAGATAACAACGCTAACCTTGATAACTGCCCCAGTGATTCCAATCAGAAGCAGGCTAATTGCCCTGACAATG ATTGTGAGAATGCTTCAGAAAGAACCGGTCACGTACTCTCTGAACAACGAAGCAGCCCGGAAAATGATTTTCAGGATGCGAAAGTAACCGAAATAATTGAAACTGGGTTGGATAAAAAATTGGTGTGTGTAGAAGCTTCATCATCTATGATGGCTGATAATGAGAAGAAATCTCTAAATGGATTGGATCCTGTGGTGAGAATAGCTTCCAATGCAGTTGAGAAAAGCGAAAAGAAGGATCCTGATAATAATCAGGAGAGTTTATTTGTGTTGGGGAGTGTCTTTGTTGAGTTTGGTAGAATAGAAGCCTCATGTATGGCTGCACATTCTTTACATGGTAGAATTTATGATGGGCAAGAGATTAGCATCGAGTACATTCCCCATGGTCTCTATCGGAAGAGGTTTCCTAAATGA
- the LOC101213128 gene encoding uncharacterized protein LOC101213128 isoform X2 — translation MSTHGCSKQYSRRSKKQTRSNSDDESAARTRPFSFEDIMLRRKTKGSAATVEVDATSTDNRASERIFRHSKGSSLDVQNLSLEEESAKDSSRRKKEETVLKNNMVVRSDRNNYESGLSLMSKLKHDRNENDERQKYGQESLGWGKNDQSCRIDIETETAKRHSRDTACKDRRQDHSRGESEKESKRKPQNGEDDRNRDSKRKSQNVDDEINKDGKRKSQNGDDDKNRVSKRKSQNGDDDRNRDSKRKSQNGDDDRNRDSKRKSQNGDDDRNRGSKRKSQNGEDDRNRGSKRKSQNGDDERNRDSKRKSQNGDDDRNRDSKRKSQNGDDDRNRDKYIAKKHDHGKHHDLENRERKEAVVSLTSRYEDSRLKRRQKRSPDRESKHRRSVSLSPRSHKHSTKLARQKELPLESHVKKSGRWRSDSERTGDFTNTSNSQYRRHSGSTSGLGGYSPRKRRTESAVKTPSPLRTPEEKNEVLDLPPTEKVGLFSGSVASNFPPSNPTVSLGISNDQSGGAFFSSAMGKSLSVVSSNNIAMKTKVSLDLVQLTQATRPMRRLYIENLPHSASEKAIIDCLNGFLMSSGVNHIEGTQPCISCIIHKDRGQALVEFLTPEDASAALLFDGSDFSGSTLKIRRPKDYIETVTGDLDKSMPVVNKISDVVEDSPNKIIVAGISNRLSSEMLRDVVTAFGRLKAYHFEINDDLNGPCAFLEYVDESVVSKACAGLNGMKIGGQVLKVFPAVPFPLTERTGCQPCYGIPEHFNADVLPVLSESDIDEVLEDIRFECARFGTVKSVNFVKPCISAEEEYKQISDITDVDIKHEIQENSTTVISRNSNDLEDNNANLDNCPSDSNQKQANCPDNGRHQDEAVEDKLCQMGNTDATCFEVADCENASERTGHVLSEQRSSPENDFQDAKVTEIIETGLDKKLVCVEASSSMMADNEKKSLNGLDPVVRIASNAVEKSEKKDPDNNQESLFVLGSVFVEFGRIEASCMAAHSLHGRIYDGQEISIEYIPHGLYRKRFPK, via the exons ATGAGCACGCATGGTTGCTCAAAACAATACAGTAGAAGGAGTAAAAAGCAGACTCGGAGCAATTCTGATGATGAAAGTGCAGCTCGGACTAGGCCATTCAGCTTTGAAGATATTATGCTTAGAAGGAAGACTAAAGGGTCAGCTGCTACGGTTGAGGTGGATGCCACAAGTACTGATAATCGGGCATCTGAAAGAATTTTTCGTCACAGTAAAGGTTCTTCCCTTGATGTGCAAAATCTCTCATTGGAGGAGGAATCAGCCAAAGATAGttcaagaaggaaaaaagaggaGACAGTGTTGAAGAACAATATGGTGGTTAGGAGTGatagaaataattatgaatcTGGATTGTCACTGATGAGTAAACTTAAACACGACAggaatgaaaatgatgaaagaCAGAAATATGGCCAGGAAAGTCTTGGTTGGGGAAAAAATGACCAGAGTTGTAGGATTGATATTGAAACTGAAACTGCAAAGAGGCATTCAAGAGATACAGCTTGCAAGGATAGACGTCAAGATCATAGTAGGGGGGAATCTGAGAAAGAAAGCAAGAGAAAACCTCAAAATGGTGAAGATGACAGGAATAGAGACAGTAAGAgaaaatctcaaaatgttgacgaTGAAATCAACAAAGACGGTAAGAGAAAATCTCAAAATGGTGATGATGACAAGAATAGAGTTAGTAAGAGAAAATCTCAAAATGGCGATGATGACAGGAATAGAGATAGTAAGAGAAAATCTCAAAATGGTGATGATGACAGGAATAGAGACAGTAAGAGAAAATCTCAAAATGGTGATGATGACAGGAACAGAGGCAGTAAGAGAAAATCTCAAAATGGTGAAGATGACAGGAACAGAGGCAGTAAGAGAAAATCTCAAAATGGTGATGATGAAAGGAACAGAGacagtaaaagaaaatctcaaaatgGTGATGATGACAGGAATAGAGACAGTAAGAGAAAATCTCAAAATGGTGATGATGACAGGAATAGAGACAAGTACATTGCAAAGAAACATGATCATGGGAAACACCATGACCtagaaaatagagaaagaaaggaagctGTAGTATCATTGACTTCACGTTATGAAGATTCTAGATTGAAACGAAGACAGAAAAGAAGCCCAGATCGTGAAAGTAAACATAGAAGATCTGTTTCACTTTCTCCAAGGTCACACAAGCACTCAACTAAGTTAGCTAGGCAGAAGGAGTTGCCTTTAGAGTCTCATGTGAAGAAGTCTGGGAGATGGCGTTCTGATAGCGAAAGAACGGGGGATTTTACCAACACTTCCAATAGCCAATACCGGCGGCATTCTGGGTCAACTAGTGGTCTTGGTGGCTATTCACCTAGAAAGAGAAGAACTGAATCTGCTGTCAAGACTCCATCACCTCTTCGAACACCCgaggagaaaaatgaagtgttGGATCTTCCTCCGACAGAAAAGGTTGGATTATTTTCTGGCTCAGTTGCTTCCAACTTTCCACCGTCAAATCCTACTGTTTCATTGGGCATTAGTAATGATCAATCTGGTGGTGCATTCTTTTCTTCTGCAATGGGGAAATCTCTATCAGTGGtttcttcaaataatataGCGATGAAGACAAAGGTTTCTCTTGATTTGGTTCAGCTTACCCAAGCTACTCGGCCAATGAGGAGGCTTTATATTGAAAACTTACCACATTCTGCATCTGAGAAAGCAATCATTGATTGCCTGAATGGTTTTCTTATGTCTTCAGGTGTTAATCACATCGAAGGAACCCAGCCATGTATTAGTTGTATT ATACACAAAGATAGGGGTCAAGCTCTTGTCGAATTTCTGACACCTGAGGATGCTTCAGCAGCTCTTTTGTTTGATGGAAGTGACTTCTCTGGCTCCACTCTAAAGATTCGGCGACCAAAAGACTATATCGAAACTGTA ACTGGTGACCTGGACAAGTCGATGCCGGtggtaaataaaataagtgatGTTGTTGAGGACTCACCAAATAAG ATTATCGTTGCTGGGATCTCAAATAGATTATCGTCCGAAATG CTTAGGGATGTTGTTACTGCATTTGGACGATTGAAGGCCTATCACTTTGAGATCAACGATGATCTTAATGGACCTTGTGCTTTTCTGGAG TACGTTGACGAATCAGTTGTGTCCAAAGCTTGTGCTGGTCTGAATGGTATGAAGATTGGAGGGCAAGTACTAAAAGTATTTCCAGCTGTTCCTTTTCCTTTAACG GAACGTACTGGATGTCAACCATGTTATGGGATCCCAGAGCAT TTTAATGCAGATGTCCTTCCTGTACTCTCTGAGTCAGATATTGATGAAGTTCTTGAAGATATTCGGTTTGAATGTGCTAG GTTTGGGACAGTTAAATCTGTGAATTTTGTAAAGCCATGCATCAGTGCTGAAGAAGAATACAAgcaaattagtgatatcacgGACGTTGATATCAAACATGAGATTCAAGAGAACAGCACGACGGTGATTTCGAGAAACAGTAATGATCTTGAAGATAACAACGCTAACCTTGATAACTGCCCCAGTGATTCCAATCAGAAGCAGGCTAATTGCCCTGACAATGGTAGGCATCAAGACGAAGCTGTGGAGGACAAATTGTGTCAAATGGGTAATACTGATGCTACATGTTTTGAGGTTGCAGATTGTGAGAATGCTTCAGAAAGAACCGGTCACGTACTCTCTGAACAACGAAGCAGCCCGGAAAATGATTTTCAGGATGCGAAAGTAACCGAAATAATTGAAACTGGGTTGGATAAAAAATTGGTGTGTGTAGAAGCTTCATCATCTATGATGGCTGATAATGAGAAGAAATCTCTAAATGGATTGGATCCTGTGGTGAGAATAGCTTCCAATGCAGTTGAGAAAAGCGAAAAGAAGGATCCTGATAATAATCAGGAGAGTTTATTTGTGTTGGGGAGTGTCTTTGTTGAGTTTGGTAGAATAGAAGCCTCATGTATGGCTGCACATTCTTTACATGGTAGAATTTATGATGGGCAAGAGATTAGCATCGAGTACATTCCCCATGGTCTCTATCGGAAGAGGTTTCCTAAATGA
- the LOC105434592 gene encoding LOW QUALITY PROTEIN: glycine-rich cell wall structural protein (The sequence of the model RefSeq protein was modified relative to this genomic sequence to represent the inferred CDS: inserted 1 base in 1 codon), with protein sequence MASGWKRVALLSLLCFQVIVYNVVAKEDGKEEKFLFFGKSGGLGSGFGGGSGFGGGGGGGGGGGGGGGGGGGFGGGVGFGGGHGIGGGFGKGGGVGGGVGGGAGGGSGVGGGIGKGGGLGGGSGGGFGKGGGLGGGAGGGFGKGGGLGGGIGKGGGLGGGAGGGFGKGGGLGGGIGKGGGLGGGAGGGFGKGGGLGGGIGKGGGLGGGAGGGYGKGGGLGGGIGKGGGLGGGVGGGFGKGGGIGKGGGLGGGVGGGAGGGFGKGGGLGGGIGKGGGLGGGVGGGAGGGFGKGGGIGKGGGLGGGIGKGGGLGGGAGGGFGKGGGLGGGIGKGGGLGGGTGGGFGKGGGLGGGAGGGFGKGGGLGGGIGKGGGLGGGAGGGFGKGGGLGGGGGAGGGFGKGGGVGGGFGKGGGFGGGVGGGAGGGGGXGGGGGGGGGGGFGNGGGFGGGFGKGFGGGIGGGSGSGFGGGVGGGGGFGGGGGFGGGGIGHH encoded by the exons ATGGCAAGTGGTTGGAAGAGAGTGGCTTTGTTATCTTTGTTGTGTTTTCAAGTTATTGTGTACAATGTGGTTGCCAAGGAAGATGGAAAGGAAGAGAAGTTTCTATTCTTTGGTAAGAGTGGTGGACTAGGGAGTGGATTTGGTGGTGGGAGTGGTTTTGGAGGAggtggcggcggcggcggtggGGGAGGGGGTGGCGGCGGTGGTGGTGGAGGTTTTGGAGGTGGGGTAGGATTTGGAGGAGGTCACGGAATTGGTGGTGGATTTGGTAAAGGTGGTGGCGTTGGTGGTGGAGTAGGAGGAGGCGCTGGTGGTGGCAGTGGAGTAGGAGGTGGCATTGGAAAAGGTGGAGGACTAGGTGGCGGTTCTGGAGGTGGGTTTGGAAAAGGTGGAGGTCTAGGAGGTGGTGCTGGTGGCGGGTTTGGTAAAGGTGGTGGACTTGGTGGTGGTATTGGAAAGGGTGGAGGCTTAGGTGGTGGTGCTGGTGGAGGTTTTGGAAAAGGTGGTGGACTTGGTGGTGGAATTGGAAAAGGAGGAGGCTTAGGTGGCGGTGCTGGTGGAGGGTTTGGAAAAGGTGGTGGACTCGGTGGTGGAATTGGAAAAGGTGGAGGCTTAGGTGGTGGTGCTGGTGGAGGCTATGGAAAGGGAGGTGGACTCGGTGGTGGAATTGGTAAAGGTGGAGGCTTAGGTGGTGGTGTCGGCGGAGGATTTGGTAAAGGTGGTGGAATTGGTAAGGGTGGAGGTCTTGGTGGCGGAGTAGGAGGTGGTGCTGGTGGAGGGTTTGGAAAGGGTGGCGGACTTGGTGGTGGCATTGGAAAAGGTGGAGGTCTAGGTGGTGGAGTTGGAGGTGGTGCTGGTGGAGGGTTTGGAAAAGGTGGTGGCATTGGCAAGGGTGGAGGACTTGGTGGTGGAATTGGAAAAGGTGGTGGACTTGGTGGTGGTGCTGGTGGAGGGTTTGGGAAAGGTGGAGGACTTGGAGGTGGAATTGGAAAAGGTGGAGGGCTCGGTGGTGGTACTGGCGGAGGGTTTGGCAAAGGTGGAGGGCTCGGTGGTGGTGCCGGTGGAGGGTTTGGCAAAGGTGGAGGACTTGGTGGTGGAATTGGAAAAGGCGGAGGGCTCGGTGGTGGTGCCGGCGGAGGGTTTGGCAAAGGTGGAGGActtggtggtggtggtggtgctGGAGGAGGGTTTGGTAAGGGTGGTGGAGTTGGAGGAGGGTTCGGTAAGGGCGGTGGATTTGGTGGTGGAGTAGGAGGCGGTGCTGGTGGTGGTGGCG GCGGTGGCGGCGGCGGTGGAGGTGGAGGGGGTGGGTTTGGGAATGGTGGAGGTTTTGGTGGTGGGTTTGGAAAAGGTTTTGGAGGAGGAATAGGTGGTGGCTCAGGTAGTGGATTTGGAGGCGGGGTTGGTGGTGGAGGAGGCTTTGGTGGCGGTGGCGGATTTGGTGGAGGAGGAATTGGACACCACTAA